CGTATAACCAAAGGTTCTTTTAGACTCTTAACCTCGCCGCTTTCACCATTTTCCAGTTCTCCGTACCCATCTAAGGTTCCTAGATGTCGACCCGATTCCTTTTTCCAAAGCCTGACCCCGTTTCCACAAGTCTTAATGGTAGACCAAACGAGGAAAACGGCAAACATGATGGTGATCAACCACTCTGGTAACACAAGGTTGCAAACTATTCCCACACTGACGCCTAATAACATGAATGGCTCCGACAAAAGTGCTATATCATAGTCAATCAAAGACTTACCCCCAAACATGGCACTTTGGGCACCCAAGTTAAACATAACATTTGCAACTGACCCTCCCGTCACCATGAAAGCTGAGAAACTAGAGGCAGTTTTGAGGTCTAAACAACCCACGAGGGTGAGAATGGGAATAAACAACCCTCCCCCACCAATGCCTCCCGCACTGGATATGGAGGCAGCTACGAAGCTCAACACTGCTGCTACCACTGTGGAGGTTGATAGCTCCAGTCTGTTACCCTGCAACTTTAACAGGTGAAGAGTATTTTTCCTCCATTGGAGAGTTTTGTTGATGAAGCTCTCGATTGTGAGATTATCATCTAAAATAGGATGTTTTTGCGTTGAATGGGATTGGCCCTGGCTGATGAGGAAAATGAGAGAAACCCATCTTAGCAAATCCTGAATCTTCATTTAGCTGGCAATTTTTGGATGGTGCTGTTCGTGTGGAAAAGAAGAGTCCTAGGGAATGTTCTTATATTGAAGACGCGAATCTTGAATTGCATGGCAGTTTGtgggaaaaagaacaaaaaggcgATCAATTTCAATATGGGTTTTTGAGATAACTTTTaaccatattattataataaacaCATATATCTCATCCGCTTatacccccccccccccaaaaaaaatctCCTTCACTTTATTGATGTCAGCTCCGTTTGTATCTTCCTTCTTCGGAGATTTAATTAagcattttttttatacaaactAAGGAttacatgattaaaaatataatcattaaatttaagaattcaatatcttatttttctttgtcaTTCAACAGGCAAGTTCGACCTAAGGTTATATTGGGgatgggggggggggggtgaaGCACAGCTAGTGCCCCTTCTCATTCCAAGCGGGACGTCAGTTACATACATATACAATTAATGGCAGAAAACTCTGAAAAACTTTGAAGTGAAACTAGACAAGTAAACAAAATGCAGGTATTGCTGCGGCAGGTTTTATCCTCTTGTAGGTTAATTTATTATAAGGTTGTTCCTAGTGGCAGATGCTTTTTCTAACCATTAAGATTAACCCTTTGCATGCCTTGAAACTTTTAATGTAATATGAGGGAGAATTgtcatgttttcttttttatgttgaAACTCTAAAAACAATGTGTGTGTTAAACTTGATTAAACGTGTTGTGTTTGTTAAGGATATGCTGCTATGCAATTGCTTACAAAAAAACCGAGTGATGAAGGTTGGAAGTGGAGATATTTAAGCAAACATTTTTgtgttaatatgcataacaATTGCAGCAAGAgtattaaatttctctttttctcctgAATAAAGTTCCTGTTTGTGTTTTGTACATGGAGTATCCTATTTTCCCCTCTTCTATCCAAATAAATGGAAGGATCAGTAAGAAAAATAaggtgaaataaaattttatatttttataatttttaaataattaaatcaaatttttataattttaaaaattttgttgcatGTGTTTCACACTCAGCTAATAGACTAAGGAAACTGGCttgcatttgcatttgcatttcgTTGTTCAACAAGTGGAGGACCTAGAAATATCCCATGGACTAAAGTTGGCCTAAAAAAGAGCGTGGTCCCACACTTTCCTAACTTGTGAAAGAAATTATTGGAATTAAgtcatcatatttttatttttaaaaaatgcaaaGAAGAACGACCCCTGAATTGGCTAATTTTTGGCGACCCTTCTGCTCACAAAAGAAGCACGGCGTtcaagaataaagaaaagtcaACAATCAATTGCAATTGATGAGAGCAAAAACTGGGAAGAAAAGAAGTGATCACCTGAAACTAGCTGTAAAAAACGGATTTTAGAGTCCAGACATATGTTTGgggcttttaatttttatatgggATGAATCCACATAGTGAAAACAGCAAAGCATCCCTCAGAAAATTTCGAGCTGATCTTCCCAAGGGAAGTAAGGGAAGGTTTAAGGTCTCAGTGCGAATACACACACAGTGTTTGGATTGGAACGGATCACTGTCAAGGTGAAGGTATTATACAAAAATTgactaatataataatatttaaaccgGAAGAAGTGGTGGATGTGGATATGGATGAAATGTAAGAAAAATGTCACTTTCATTTAGGTCAATTAGGGCTGAGATTTAGAGCGTTAAATCCATTTCCTTTTGTCAAGTTTATCTCAATTCCACCCTCCGtacatttaaaatgaaaaacctattgtttttttatcattGAAAACACAGTCAAGTTGATATTAAATGGTCGGGGAATTCAAAgacattcattttcttttatcttagACTTCAAATCGAcgccttttttttattatgaaagATGTTTCTCAAGTTCTCAAGTTGCCAGACTCTTCTTGTTTTCAACTTGGGGGAAGCATTTATCAGATGATGTCACAATCGGcctgtttttttatttcgaacATCAATGGAATGATGTTACAACTCTTACTTGCATGTATTTGTTTGGGCCTTTTTGAGATGAAGCTGTTAATGAAATCACTGGTTTTCGAAGGTCATTTCGGGGTTTTGATGGATCTGATAGAGGAGGAGTTTGGACCTTTTGGACCATATAATTCTTGGGTTTTAGGCTGTTAATATGGACTGATACAACAGTACTATATTTTAGCAATTCTATATTCTGTACAGTATGAAACTTTCCATTAAGGCTAAAAGTAGTATCAGATGAAGAATGTTTAGATGATGCAACATCAACTTCAGAATCCATTTCATCTATATTTGCAAGCACATAAAGCACCATTCTCCCAAAGAACAATTATAATTGGAACCTATAAGGTCCACCACAATGGAGTCTATCCCTTTAAATTCTTAAATCTCTGAGGTAGGAAGATTCAGTGGATGAAGATTGATCATATGCAAAAATCTTGCTGCTGAATATGGAGATGTTGAAGGCTGGGGGAGGTTAACTGATTTGCTCCCAAGCATGAGAATAGCTGATGACATTGTAGGCCTAAGTGCAGGGTCATCCTGAACGCACAACAATGCAATGTGTATCCATCTCAGAACCTCTTGAATCGCGCAATTGCCGGCAATGTTTGGATCTATCAACTCCTGTCCTTTGCCTTCATTCCACAGCAGCCCTGCCTGCTCAGGGCCATATGTTTAGGTGCAAGAAGCCTTAAGTTTAGGTACAATAAAGAGATAACAAAGAGAGGATGCCTACATATGTTAGAAGGCTTTGGCCGCAGTCCTGATGGTAGAACCCCCTGTTCCTTTTACCACTTAATATTTCTAGCATTAGGACTCCAAAACTATAAACATCCGACTTGTTCGAAAACAATCCTTCTAGCGCATATTCTGGTGCCATGTATCCACTGCGCATTAGAGTAAATATTAACATCCTACGCTCTTGCAATCGTTTATATTATGAATTTCAAATCTATTTGCCCCTTTTGTTTTCCATCTCATATTGACCTTTGATGAAATATAGCTAGAGAGGCATAACACATAATGCTTAGCAACGATAATTGTGCGAAGGAACAAAATGAAGTGCTTACTATGTGCCAACAACTCTCTCAGTATTGGCTTCCATTTGGTTGCCTCCAAATGTTCTTGCTGTGCCAAAGTCCGATATCTTAGGGTTCATATCATCATCTAACAACACATTGTTAGCCTTCAAATCTCTATGAATTATTGTAAGCCGAGAATCTTCATGTAGATATTGAAGACCTCTTGCTGTTCCAGTGATGATGTTTGAGCGTTTTTCCCAGTCCAGTACTTTACATTTTTCAGAATCTGCCTTCAGAAAAAGCACAAGAGTAACGTTCTTAGCTATTAAAAATCCCTGGATCTGATAAGTAATAAATCCTTAGACCAGACTTTTGACATGACAGgttaaagaaagagagaacGAACGTTACGGACCAAACAGAAAAGCATCCAAGCTGGTGTTAGCCATGTACTCATAGACAAGAAGCTTTTCATCTTCCTCCAAGCAATATCCCAATAGCCTTACAAGATTCTTGTGTTGAAGCTTGAAAATTAGCTTCACTTCATTCTTGAATTCTTCAAGACCTTGTTTCGAGTTGATCGAAAGCCTTTTAACTGCTATTTCCTTCCCAGTGGGCATTTTCCCCTGAAATCATTTTGAAGTTAGTCCTGCAACAGAAGATTTTTCCTTGCAATTCTCAAAAGTGCATGTCTGTCGTTGGTGAGAGGTTAACGGCATGTTAATATACATATGATCCAATCTTGTATTGAAATTTCTACACATGAAATCATCTCCTGTATGAGTTAGTGAATCCCTTAATCCTAAGACAAATACTAATCAATTGCCAAATGTCAATAGATCAAAGAACTGGTTTCAACCTTGTAAACAGGTCCAAAACCACCTTCTCCAAGCTTATTTTCCCTGGAGAAGTTGTTTGTTGCAGTCTGTATGGTAGCTAAATTGAAGTGATGCAAGTCCCCGCTGTGATCCTCATCTGATAGATGTAGATGAATACTTTCCTCCGTCAAATGTGCAGGCTTTGAGCCTTGAGAActtctttttaatatttcatgGCTTGTTCCTTCTACTGAGTATTGAGCAATAATGTTAACCTTTTGTGCAAAATCGACAAGTTATAGTTTGaccagaaaaaaattaaaagtcaaagAACACCTTTTTGATTTCTCTTCCTGACTAAGGACGAATAATACGAGAAACCCGCCACCAGAACTGATGCCAAAAAGCCTGCCAATGATGATGCAATGATAATGGTGTTCTTCCTTGTGCTTTTCCCTCCCTTACCTACTCCTCCTGTCACATTGTACCaaatattcatgttattttaacAAGTCACAATTTTATCAACAAAGCTTGTAACATTTCCTTTGTGGAGAAGATCATTCCTCATTGCTAGGAATACATAATAATAAGACCAATTTATCATAGGAATCAGAAAGCACCCCAAAGATTTCATAGTGCCCTTTCCTCAGGTATTAACTTCATATATAAGCTAAGTTACCgtctaaataaaaattgttcaaGGGtgataaaataactaaatattaaGCCTGTTTGGCTTACCTTCATTCTCCGGTGCTGATCCTGGTAGGTTTGATGTTTGCTCATAGAAACGATACATTTCATACCTTATACAGCAACTTGGAGTTAAAATTCGCCACCCACTTCTCCCTATGCAGCAATCCTCTGTCTGATTCAACAATTCTCTCAAACAAGTAGAACAGCCGTCGACATCAAGATCTATGCTGCACTGAACGAGTCCATACCTACACCCCGGTCCGTTTCCGACCACCATTTCATTTGTTTGAAACATGTTCTTATACGGAGCCTGAGAAACTAAGGAATATAACAAACCTCGGGTACCGATATCGCCCTCTTCAGGTGAAGTGTTGTTCAGAGCATTCCACATGAACAGCCTTGGATAAAGCTCCAGCTGGCCAAGAAAGTTGATGTTCGAGTATCGAAACAAGCATTGATCGTACCAAATAATTGCCCTTTTATCAGAAGGGCACGTTTGCGTGAGTGTTTGAGAGGCATTGCTGACACAAACCCGACACACATCACTAGAAACATCACCTCGGCAAAGGAAGAGACTGTAAATCCCGTTCAAGCTGTTGTTGTAGAAGCTCTTGTCGGAAGCGTTTGAGGACATATAATCCAAGAGCAGTGTAAGGTCAGATTTATAGCTTGCGGTGGCGGTATCATTACCTGGACCTAaacaaaaatgataattatatgtTGGTGACTGACAAGCGATGAAGCTAATAAGCTCGAAGATTGTGATCAAATATATGGGTTTGTAAAGGGAATTCATTGTTTTCTTCATACTTCTGATGGAAAAATGGGTTGAGAAAAGGATAAGTGGTATGATTCTAAGCTCTGGGTGGCCATTTGTTCTTTTGTAGAAATTAGATTGGGTTAGGTAAATAGACGTCTCTCTTTGTTCAGCTTCCACGGCACGTTGTTGATTTTGTGAAGCTTTGATGAATAAATAGTTTAAAACTGTGTAATATAATCGATAATTGTCGCTGCTGCAACCATCTGGTGGCTGAGTTCGTTTGGAGAGTTAGTTGATTGATTTCTAAAGGCCTGCAATGACATTTGGAAGGTTCTCAAAGAATGAGTCCGTCGAATGACGCATTTGATTTTTCTGAAGGAAAATACGAAGAACCTTGATTGAGTACATTTTATTGTAAGATGGCCAGCCTCATAacaataaaaactaattaatattggGCGTAATGGTATgcattttcaaagaaataagataaatacaaattttaaatacgaTATTATTAAACAACTAGATAATAAAATAGaactgaaaattatattaaaaaataaacaaatttgaccttcattttttatgatttgggaaattgaattagtttgAATTATATGGtttatgtgaaattttgaatttaagtcttttaaataaaaattaatttaaaattttaatttaattgatatctAGTGCTAAAcatcaagtaaatattttttacagtAGTTAAGTTCAACTTCAAACTTTGATAAgatcatttatattttagataagGTTAGTGATTGTATTTCTATAGAATTTGAGATTTGGTCTTcgtatttttaaagttaaatgctcaatcatcattttcatcggtTGTGTTGCATctgtcaaaatttattaattttattaattatatgccATGTCATATGAGAAcaatctaattaaaaattcaaattgatcatttttgaccaaaaaatacttactattttaatgattagttgagattttaaataaataaaataggacttaaatcttaatttttaagtatagagtctaacaacatattttaacctttaggTAATTATTCGTCAAGCTTCTTAATTCAATaagtaattggtattggtatttaaaacatttaaaatagaataaataaaatatattatggaGATATTAATGTACGAAATAATAATTCTTATATTCTAAGGTAATTTCATTTTGCAAGAAAGACAAAGATGTTGTCAAATTCCCAATTCCgcatacttatatatttaatttcattatgcAAGAGCCAAGAAGTTCATTATTGGGgctttaattaagttttaataaatgattctGTACCTTTATCCTacacaaaataatatcttatttcTAATCAAGACAATATGAGATTTCAGCActagtttttaaataaagggtaattaaaatattagtaaatttataatttactcacttaactttaaaatgttacaaaatggttattcaattatttaaaactttttatttaagttagtggattgttatttttttttttaaagtctgaCTAGCAACCTCCAAACAACAATTTGATAATCGGTACAATGGATCAGTACCTATCCACAAGTAAATGAGCATAcgttaaatccaaatcaatctaatgatcaattcaaaaataaaaaaaagaaagttgtttGAGTTTTAGTTCGTAGATTTGTGATGTTAAaagttgttttataaaaaaaaaatgaattgaagaAGAGAAGGGGAATGAATGAAAGCATTCAATTAGTGCGACGGTGCAAGCAAAGAAGGCCATGCAATAGTGATTTTAATAGTTCAATAACCATATTTTAACTTTCTGAAGTTCAATGTAaccaaaatataagtatattaatagtttatgactttagtgtaatttaccttaaataaatataatcattttttacCCAATACCTAAtgttcttttttatctttctatGGGATTTCTCAATGTTCATGGTCATAATTTTGCTTGCGAGAACTTAGAGTAGTTTagcatttaaaatattgtagaaaatacttttaaaatgttttataaaaattattttaatatttaagagtttagaaaaaatattttgagaagataaatatttatttaatgttataaagtaaaaatatacttaaattcattaaaattatatataaatatatcaaattaaattataataaattattaaatgtttgctttattataattcattatttatattttgatacatgaaatataaatcttaaatgcttttaaaacattaatataaattgttcttaaaatttaatttaaatatataaatcatattttggatattaaaattatatataaacacacCCTTATAAAAGGGAGAGATCGACTTACATCGGTACACCTTTtcgtatatttttatttgattaatatttaatgATCCAATcgtcatatttcatatttcatttatagataatgtatgttaaatttgatatagttcaaaattttctaactatcatttcaagaaaaatctaaccgtttattttatgtaaaaactttcaaatgtttaacaaatattaatatatatatatatagtattttatATCGATATGTTAGAGATATCGAtcgtttaaaatttttacatgtatgataaatacaattatatcaataaatttaacaattgaatcattaaaatattaaaatacaaaagataCGAAAGTAtgtgaaactaaaataattttacactGATATAGTTGGATCCcgcttataaaattaaaattgtaaaatatcttcttcttcttcttttattctttcttccttctatttcttttataaataattttatgaaaaatttaaaactgtagaaattcattataattaatgatttatttttctttcctcaaataaaatggttgaaattacttcaatttcctttcttttactAACATTTAGTATCTAATCCAAATATAAGGCAAGCTTCTGAAGTCTAATTGGAAAAGCAGTTTTAAAGCTAACTATTTTAACATCGCTCTTAGCTTTTCAAAAGGAGTTGTAGTAACtgaaattcatttaatattatttcttaaagATAGTAAAAATCATGAAAGATTAAGCCGAGGTAAAACAAAATTCTTTCTAATTAAGCGGGACTTATAGGTTATACCGTAAGTTTTTCTTGGGATGGGGTAGAGCTTAGATATTTTTGTAAACAAATTAATGACCTAACTATGTATATAGCTAGAAAGAAGTTGCAATCGATAAATTTTAGCTGGTGATAGTAATAATTTATACAAGAAACCTGGAGAGCCCTACTTTATATCCATAGAGTTGAACATCCTCCTGCACTTTCTGTCTATATTCCCTAAAGCTAAACTTTCTGTAAACCGAGGGCATGCTGCAACTCTCTATCACTGTCTCATACGATGGGCAAAGGAAATATGCTGCTGAAAACCTTTCTTTCGTTGGATGCGTCACCGCACAATGTTTGACGCTTTTATAACAACCATTGCTCCAAGCCTGCACAATATCAATCAAAGCTTTTTAACACACTTAACTATTTTCGAACCGGTAAAGAAGGTGATTggtatatatgaaattgatcacCTGAAATAGATCTCCAATGTTGATGACTAAAGCCTCGGGATTAGGTTTAACAGCAATCCATTGCCCATCCTTCACTAATTGCAATCCTCCGACTTGATCTTGGTGCAATATAGTTAGGA
This sequence is a window from Gossypium raimondii isolate GPD5lz chromosome 5, ASM2569854v1, whole genome shotgun sequence. Protein-coding genes within it:
- the LOC105768229 gene encoding LOW QUALITY PROTEIN: sulfite exporter TauE/SafE family protein 5-like (The sequence of the model RefSeq protein was modified relative to this genomic sequence to represent the inferred CDS: inserted 1 base in 1 codon), which translates into the protein MKIQDLLRWVSLIFLISQGQSHSTQKHPILDDNLTIESFINKTLQWRKNTLHLLKLQGNRLELSTSTVVAAVLSFVAASISSAGGIGGGGLFIPILTLVGCLDLKTASSFSAFMVTGGSVANVMFNLGAQSAMFGGKSLIDYDIALLSEPFMLLGVSVGIVCNLVLPEWLITIMFAVFLVWSTIKTCGNGVRLWKKESGRHLGTLDGYGELENGESGEVKSLKEPLVXTEDKESSSRFPWKKLMVLIMVWFSFFAIYLLRGNRHGQGVIPLKPCGIGYWSLSLLQVPLAIAFTAWILRRKESIAGQGPNQQGVVNKLIFPLMALMAGALGGVFGIGGGMLISPLLLQVGVAPEVTAATCSFMVFFSSTMSAFQYLLLGMEHTGTALIFSVICFIASLLGLVVVQKAIERFGRASPIVFSVGTVMALSAILMTTFGALDVWDD
- the LOC105765899 gene encoding cysteine-rich receptor-like protein kinase 25 isoform X2, whose product is MKKTMNSLYKPIYLITIFELISFIACQSPTYNYHFCLGPGNDTATASYKSDLTLLLDYMSSNASDKSFYNNSLNGIYSLFLCRGDVSSDVCRVCVSNASQTLTQTCPSDKRAIIWYDQCLFRYSNINFLGQLELYPRLFMWNALNNTSPEEGDIGTRGLLYSLVSQAPYKNMFQTNEMVVGNGPGCRYGLVQCSIDLDVDGCSTCLRELLNQTEDCCIGRSGWRILTPSCCIRYEMYRFYEQTSNLPGSAPENEGGVGKGGKSTRKNTIIIASSLAGFLASVLVAGFSYYSSLVRKRNQKEGTSHEILKRSSQGSKPAHLTEESIHLHLSDEDHSGDLHHFNLATIQTATNNFSRENKLGEGGFGPVYKGKMPTGKEIAVKRLSINSKQGLEEFKNEVKLIFKLQHKNLVRLLGYCLEEDEKLLVYEYMANTSLDAFLFDSEKCKVLDWEKRSNIITGTARGLQYLHEDSRLTIIHRDLKANNVLLDDDMNPKISDFGTARTFGGNQMEANTERVVGTYGYMAPEYALEGLFSNKSDVYSFGVLMLEILSGKRNRGFYHQDCGQSLLTYAGLLWNEGKGQELIDPNIAGNCAIQEVLRWIHIALLCVQDDPALRPTMSSAILMLGSKSVNLPQPSTSPYSAARFLHMINLHPLNLPTSEI
- the LOC105765899 gene encoding cysteine-rich receptor-like protein kinase 25 isoform X1, whose protein sequence is MKKTMNSLYKPIYLITIFELISFIACQSPTYNYHFCLGPGNDTATASYKSDLTLLLDYMSSNASDKSFYNNSLNGIYSLFLCRGDVSSDVCRVCVSNASQTLTQTCPSDKRAIIWYDQCLFRYSNINFLGQLELYPRLFMWNALNNTSPEEGDIGTRGLLYSLVSQAPYKNMFQTNEMVVGNGPGCRYGLVQCSIDLDVDGCSTCLRELLNQTEDCCIGRSGWRILTPSCCIRYEMYRFYEQTSNLPGSAPENEGGVGKGGKSTRKNTIIIASSLAGFLASVLVAGFSYYSSLVRKRNQKVEGTSHEILKRSSQGSKPAHLTEESIHLHLSDEDHSGDLHHFNLATIQTATNNFSRENKLGEGGFGPVYKGKMPTGKEIAVKRLSINSKQGLEEFKNEVKLIFKLQHKNLVRLLGYCLEEDEKLLVYEYMANTSLDAFLFDSEKCKVLDWEKRSNIITGTARGLQYLHEDSRLTIIHRDLKANNVLLDDDMNPKISDFGTARTFGGNQMEANTERVVGTYGYMAPEYALEGLFSNKSDVYSFGVLMLEILSGKRNRGFYHQDCGQSLLTYAGLLWNEGKGQELIDPNIAGNCAIQEVLRWIHIALLCVQDDPALRPTMSSAILMLGSKSVNLPQPSTSPYSAARFLHMINLHPLNLPTSEI